From Scleropages formosus chromosome 1, fSclFor1.1, whole genome shotgun sequence, a single genomic window includes:
- the e2f6 gene encoding transcription factor E2F6 isoform X1 yields the protein MVKCVVQGCPNKICPESDLKNRPHKRFFSFPKDEARVKVWLAALRETERVLPSEEHRICEDHFLKDHITQQGVSEDAIPIMPPYLDGPLALAAETEMPSCEELGELSEVEDLQNEFDEGRDGEDETWETEGGDCFEDDPENKLSRAKEENDTKDSISRTPRNPNRVPSFRKKYRCDVSLGRLTKRFMELVHAAPDGILDLNEAARQLGARKRRVYDVTNVLSGIQLIKKRSTSQVQWVGSGQGNELCNQWEKRLKEELLNLTAMEEALDELIKDCAHQLFSLTDHKDNADLAYVTHDDICRIKAFQDQVVIAIRAPEGTKLEVPAPKEDSIQIRLKSTRGPIKVLLSETDGPCRGRNFGAVLAGTFFTLENSRIRVTPLIADKLTIHCGTTDHLYGWSPPVTHGWKKTAHF from the exons ATGGTCAAGTGCGTGGTTCAGGGGTGCCCAAACAAGATCTGCCCCGAGTCGGACCTTAAGAATCGACCGCACAAGCGTTTCTTCAGCTTTCCGAAGGACGAGGCCCGAGTTAAAGTGTGGCTCGCGGcgctgagagagacagagcgcGTTCTTCCGTCCGAGGAGCACCGGATCTGCGAAGACCACTTCCTGAAGGACCACATCACTCAACAGGGCGTGAGTGAGGACGCCATCCCCATAATGCCCCCGTACCTGGACGGCCCGCTGGCGCTCGCGGCGGAGACGGAAATGCCGAGCTGCGAGGAGCTGGGCGAGCTGTCCGAGGTGGAGGACCTGCAG AATGAGTTTGATGAaggcagagatggagaagatgaGACGTGGGAAACTGAGGGTGGCGACTGCTTCGAAGATGATCCTGA gAACAAGTTATCCAGAGCGAAAgaagaaaatgacacaaaagaCAGTATATCCAGGACACCCAGAA ACCCAAACCGGGTGCCGTCCTTTCGGAAGAAGTACCGCTGTGACGTGTCACTGGGCAGGCTCACCAAGCGATTCATGGAACTGGTACACGCAGCGCCAGATGGTATTCTGGATCTCAACGAGGCAGCTCGCCAGCTGGGGGCACGCAAACGGCGGGTTTATGATGTCACAAATGTGCTAAGCGGCATCCAGCTCATTAAGAAACGCAGTACCAGTCAAGTCCAATGGGT TGGTTCTGGTCAAGGCAATGAGCTGTGCAACCAATGGGAGAAAAGGCTAAAGGAGGAGCTGCTGAACCTGACAGCCATGGAAGAGGCTCTGGATGAGCTCATCAAGGACTGTGCTCATCAGCTCTTCTCACTGACCGATCATAAGGACAATGCCGA TTTGGCTTATGTGACACATGATGATATCTGCAGGATCAAGGCTTTCCAGGACCAAGTGGTCATTGCAATCAGAGCTCCTGAAGGGACCAAGTTGGAGGTCCCTGCCCCAAAAGAG GACAGCATCCAAATCCGCTTGAAGAGCACCAGGGGTCCAATCAAAGTGCTGCTGAGTGAGACAGATGGGCCTTGCAGGGGCCGAAACTTTGGAGCTGTCTTGGCAGGCACCTTCTTTACGCTGGAGAACAGCAGAATACGGGTCACCCCACTCATTGCAG ACAAGCTCACAATTCACTGTGGAACCACAGACCATCTTTATGG ATGGAGCCCCCCAGTAACCCATGggtggaaaaaaactgcacatttctGA
- the e2f6 gene encoding transcription factor E2F6 isoform X2 translates to MVKCVVQGCPNKICPESDLKNRPHKRFFSFPKDEARVKVWLAALRETERVLPSEEHRICEDHFLKDHITQQGVSEDAIPIMPPYLDGPLALAAETEMPSCEELGELSEVEDLQNEFDEGRDGEDETWETEGGDCFEDDPENKLSRAKEENDTKDSISRTPRNPNRVPSFRKKYRCDVSLGRLTKRFMELVHAAPDGILDLNEAARQLGARKRRVYDVTNVLSGIQLIKKRSTSQVQWVGSGQGNELCNQWEKRLKEELLNLTAMEEALDELIKDCAHQLFSLTDHKDNADLAYVTHDDICRIKAFQDQVVIAIRAPEGTKLEVPAPKEDSIQIRLKSTRGPIKVLLSETDGPCRGRNFGAVLAGTFFTLENSRIRVTPLIADGAPQ, encoded by the exons ATGGTCAAGTGCGTGGTTCAGGGGTGCCCAAACAAGATCTGCCCCGAGTCGGACCTTAAGAATCGACCGCACAAGCGTTTCTTCAGCTTTCCGAAGGACGAGGCCCGAGTTAAAGTGTGGCTCGCGGcgctgagagagacagagcgcGTTCTTCCGTCCGAGGAGCACCGGATCTGCGAAGACCACTTCCTGAAGGACCACATCACTCAACAGGGCGTGAGTGAGGACGCCATCCCCATAATGCCCCCGTACCTGGACGGCCCGCTGGCGCTCGCGGCGGAGACGGAAATGCCGAGCTGCGAGGAGCTGGGCGAGCTGTCCGAGGTGGAGGACCTGCAG AATGAGTTTGATGAaggcagagatggagaagatgaGACGTGGGAAACTGAGGGTGGCGACTGCTTCGAAGATGATCCTGA gAACAAGTTATCCAGAGCGAAAgaagaaaatgacacaaaagaCAGTATATCCAGGACACCCAGAA ACCCAAACCGGGTGCCGTCCTTTCGGAAGAAGTACCGCTGTGACGTGTCACTGGGCAGGCTCACCAAGCGATTCATGGAACTGGTACACGCAGCGCCAGATGGTATTCTGGATCTCAACGAGGCAGCTCGCCAGCTGGGGGCACGCAAACGGCGGGTTTATGATGTCACAAATGTGCTAAGCGGCATCCAGCTCATTAAGAAACGCAGTACCAGTCAAGTCCAATGGGT TGGTTCTGGTCAAGGCAATGAGCTGTGCAACCAATGGGAGAAAAGGCTAAAGGAGGAGCTGCTGAACCTGACAGCCATGGAAGAGGCTCTGGATGAGCTCATCAAGGACTGTGCTCATCAGCTCTTCTCACTGACCGATCATAAGGACAATGCCGA TTTGGCTTATGTGACACATGATGATATCTGCAGGATCAAGGCTTTCCAGGACCAAGTGGTCATTGCAATCAGAGCTCCTGAAGGGACCAAGTTGGAGGTCCCTGCCCCAAAAGAG GACAGCATCCAAATCCGCTTGAAGAGCACCAGGGGTCCAATCAAAGTGCTGCTGAGTGAGACAGATGGGCCTTGCAGGGGCCGAAACTTTGGAGCTGTCTTGGCAGGCACCTTCTTTACGCTGGAGAACAGCAGAATACGGGTCACCCCACTCATTGCAG ATGGAGCCCCCCAGTAA